One Oryza brachyantha chromosome 3, ObraRS2, whole genome shotgun sequence DNA segment encodes these proteins:
- the LOC102713258 gene encoding glucan endo-1,3-beta-D-glucosidase, translating to MIWSASPRPCPSRASSRLHTWPPRPRSSALSLLSFWGSDDVSTPGARFHPMEAEARKPLLVLAFLLCCFVGVSTAQSYIGVNYGEVADNLPAPEETVKLLKSTTISKVRLYGVDPAIMRALAGTGISIVVGVANGEIPSLAADPAAASRWLAANVLPFVPASTISVVAVGNEVLESGDASLAAALLPAMQNLRAAAAAAGDGAAGIKFSTVNTMAVLAQSDPPSTGAFHPDVASQLQQILGFLSKTSAPFMINPYPYFAYQSDPRPETLAFCLFQPNAGRVDAGSKIKYTNMFDAQLDAVKSALGRVGYGDVEIVVAETGWPTKGDAGEAGATADNARAYVSNLVAHLRSGAGTPLMPGKSVDTYLFALYDEDLKPGPMSERSFGLYHTDLTMAFDAGLTSSSAGAGAGAASPQQPRGGGWCVASAGATDADLQADLDYACAQVGVDCSAIQAGGACFEPNTVRAHAAYAMNQLYQAAGRHPWNCDFRASATLASDNPSYGSCVYTGGQ from the exons ATGATTTGGTCGGCTTCCCCGCGTCCTTGTCCGTCGCGCGCGTCTTCACGTCTCCACACTtggccgcctcgccctcgttCTTCCGCTCTTTCGCTTCTTTCCTTCTGGGGCTCAGACGACGTGTCCACCCCGGGAGCTCGATTCCATCCCATGGAGGCCGAGGCGAGAAAGCCCCTTTTGGTTCTCGCCTTCTTGCTCTGCTGCTTCGTCGGCGTGTCCA CGGCGCAGTCGTACATCGGGGTGAACTACGGCGAGGTGGCGGACAAcctgccggcgccggaggagacGGTGAAGCTGCTCAAGTCGACGACCATCTCCAAGGTCAGGCTGTACGGCGTTGATCCGGCGATTATGCGGGCGCTCGCCGGCACAGGTATCTCGATTGTGGTGGGGGTGGCCAACGGCGAGATCCCCTCGCTGGCGGCCGacccggccgccgcgtcccGCTGGCTCGCGGCCAACGTGCTCCCGTTCGTGCCGGCGTCGACCATCTCCGTCGTGGCCGTCGGGAATGAGGTCCTCGAGTCCGGGgacgcctccctcgccgccgcgctcctcccCGCCATGCAgaacctccgcgccgccgccgccgcggcaggcGACGGGGCCGCGGGGATCAAGTTCTCCACCGTGAACACCATGGCCGTGCTCGCGCAGTCCGACCCGCCGTCCACCGGCGCCTTCCACCCGGACGTCGCGTCGCAGCTGCAGCAGATCCTGGGCTTCCTGAGCAAGACCAGCGCGCCCTTCATGATCAACCCCTACCCCTACTTCGCCTACCAGTCCGACCCCCGGCCGGAGACGCTGGCTTTCTGCCTCTTCCAGCCCAATGCCGGCCGCGTCGACGCCGGGTCCAAGATCAAGTACACCAACATGTTCGACGCGCAGCTCGATGCCGTCAAGTCGGCGCTGGGGCGGGTCGGGTACGGCGACGTGGAGATCGTGGTGGCGGAGACCGGGTGGCCGACCAAGGGCGACGCCGGGGAGGCCGGCGCCACGGCGGACAACGCCAGGGCGTACGTCTCCAACCTGGTCGCGCACCTGCGGTCCGGCGCCGGCACGCCGCTGATGCCGGGCAAGTCCGTCGACACGTACCTGTTCGCGCTCTACGACGAGGACCTCAAGCCCGGCCCGATGTCGGAGCGGTCGTTCGGGCTGTACCACACCGACCTCACCATGGCGTTCGACGCCGGCctgacgtcgtcgtcggcaggcgcgggcgcgggcgcggcctCGCCGCAGCAGCCGAGGGGCGGCGGGTGGTGCGTGGCGAGCGCCGGTGCGACGGACGCCGACCTGCAGGCCGACCTGGACTACGCATGCGCGCAGGTGGGCGTGGACTGCAGCGCCATCCAGGCCGGGGGCGCGTGCTTCGAGCCCAACACGGTGCGCGCCCACGCCGCGTACGCCATGAACCAGCTCTACcaggccgccggccgccaccccTGGAACTGCGACTTCCGCGCCTCCGCCACGCTCGCCTCCGACAACCCCA